One region of Drosophila kikkawai strain 14028-0561.14 chromosome 2R, DkikHiC1v2, whole genome shotgun sequence genomic DNA includes:
- the sktl gene encoding phosphatidylinositol 4-phosphate 5-kinase type-1 sktl — translation MDTRVELELQPVGKEEEKQQQQQQQDDTKPQKTPEAEEYQLQRKSLLTPVKIIPQDSSKESPTGNSIQELEGTPRTPRTPPPMNMQPGTSRQLFRDAALAHGGQESTALLQHELNNIAATQTPVSRLRSASSTLDASISRNPSTTGGKHEKKIGHRRVAEGGEVTYKKIQSKQIMGSIQLGIQHTVGSLASKPKRDLLMNDFWEMETISFPPDGSSITPAHHYSDFRFKVYAPIAFRYFRDLFGIAPDDFLMSMCASPLRELSNPGASGSIFYLTDDDEFIIKTVQKKECEFLQKLLPGYYMNLSQNPRTLLPKFFGLYCFHYNSKNVRLVAMNNLLPSDIKMHAKYDLKGSSFRRKASKAERQKASPTFKDLDFAEHHPNGIFLETDKYNALMRTIQRDCMVLESFQIMDYSLLVGIHNLDLAAKEKREERILNARAKLQRKESAAQGPSSLNPDDDAPEADQNQLHTVASYASIPGTSAGTGGAALNRTRSMNRQRLVAHSTALESITADMDMPLEEDEDVPSGGIPARSENDERLILYIGIIDILQSYRLEKKLEHTFKSILYNGDTVSVCRPSFYAKRFQDAMAKQVFKKTPTFPLKHSPSKRKTSATQLMRSPASRLPSLNTPTGGGRQPVLTMLSGMSTPPPAFDDISEEDITAASTTTLQRQQKQNGNSQSNNNIQGEMEGAPAGGSSTTGGSGEPPSSTYHTQYSYDSSVRTGSALTSDFSDDESTGTGLSGSRSPLNRAHHSVQVTTGYVEQILAQPEGEAEQVHADVNGKVTLTTTTMTTTKTAHIQGPSYTSTLVLNDLPR, via the coding sequence ATGGACACCCGTGTCGAGCTGGAGCTCCAGCCGGTTggcaaggaggaggagaagcagcagcagcagcagcagcaggatgaCACAAAGCCCCAGAAAACACCAGAGGCTGAGGAATACCAGCTGCAGCGAAAAAGCCTTCTTACGCCCGTTAAGATCATTCCCCAAGATTCCTCAAAGGAGTCACCAACTGGCAACTCCATTCAGGAGCTGGAGGGCACGCCGCGGACGCCCAGAACGCCGCCCCCGATGAACATGCAGCCGGGCACATCCCGCCAGCTATTCAGGGACGCTGCTCTGGCCCACGGCGGCCAGGAGTCCACGGCGCTGCTGCAGCACGAGCTGAACAATATCGCTGCCACCCAGACACCGGTCTCCAGGCTTCGTAGTGCCAGCTCCACGCTGGATGCCAGTATTTCGCGAAACCCCTCCACCACCGGGGGCAAGCATGAGAAAAAGATCGGCCACCGGCGAGTGGCCGAGGGAGGTGAGGTAACCTACAAGAAGATCCAGTCCAAGCAGATAATGGGCTCCATACAGCTGGGCATCCAGCACACGGTGGGCAGTCTGGCCAGCAAGCCAAAGAGGGATCTGCTGATGAACGACTTCTGGGAAATGGAGACCATATCGTTTCCGCCAGATGGTTCCTCCATCACGCCAGCTCACCACTACAGCGACTTCCGGTTCAAGGTGTACGCACCCATTGCCTTTCGCTACTTCCGGGATCTGTTTGGAATCGCACCCGACGACTTCCTCATGTCCATGTGTGCCTCGCCGCTGCGAGAGCTCTCCAATCCGGGGGCTTCTGGCTCTATATTTTACCTGACGGACGACGACGAGTTCATCATCAAGACGGTGCAGAAAAAGGAGTGCGAGTTCCTGCAGAAACTGCTGCCCGGCTATTACATGAACCTCTCGCAGAATCCCCGAACCCTGCTGCCCAAGTTCTTTGGACTCTATTGCTTCCATTACAACTCAAAGAACGTGCGACTGGTGGCCATGAACAACCTGCTGCCCTCGGACATCAAGATGCACGCCAAGTACGATTTGAAGGGCTCGTCCTTCCGCCGCAAGGCCTCCAAGGCGGAGCGCCAGAAGGCGAGTCCCACATTCAAGGACCTCGACTTTGCCGAGCACCATCCGAACGGCATTTTCCTGGAGACGGACAAGTACAATGCACTGATGCGCACCATTCAGCGGGACTGCATGGTTCTGGAAAGCTTTCAGATCATGGACTACTCGCTGCTGGTGGGCATTCACAATTTGGACCTGGCCGCCAAGGAGAAGAGGGAGGAGCGCATCCTAAACGCACGGGCTAAGCTGCAGCGGAAGGAAAGCGCCGCCCAGGGTCCATCATCCCTGAACCCCGATGACGACGCCCCGGAGGCGGATCAAAATCAACTCCATACGGTGGCCTCGTACGCCTCCATTCCGGGCACTTCTGCTGGAACGGGAGGAGCCGCCTTGAATCGCACTCGCAGTATGAATCGTCAGCGTTTGGTGGCTCATTCCACAGCTCTAGAATCGATTACAGCCGACATGGATATGCCTctggaggaggacgaggatgTGCCCTCGGGCGGTATACCCGCGCGATCGGAAAATGACGAAAGGTTGATCCTTTACATTGGCATTATCGACATCCTGCAGTCATATCGCTTGGAGAAGAAGCTGGAGCACACCTTCAAGAGCATCCTGTACAACGGGGACACGGTGTCCGTGTGCCGTCCCTCGTTCTATGCCAAACGCTTCCAAGACGCCATGGCCAAGCAGGTGTTCAAGAAGACGCCCACATTTCCACTGAAACATTCCCCCTCCAAGCGCAAAACGTCAGCAACGCAACTGATGCGCTCACCAGCCTCGCGTCTGCCCTCCCTGAACACACCGACCGGTGGTGGACGGCAACCGGTCCTGACCATGCTCTCCGGTATGTCAACACCGCCGCCGGCCTTCGACGACATCTCCGAGGAGGACATAACCGCAGCCTCCACCACGACGCTGCAGCGTCAGCAAAAGCAAAACGGCAACAGCCAATCGAACAACAACATCCAGGGCGAGATGGAAGGAGCCCCAGCAGGTGGTAGCAGCACGACGGGCGGCAGCGGGGAGCCGCCCAGCAGCACCTATCACACCCAGTACTCCTACGATAGCTCCGTACGGACGGGCAGCGCCCTGACCAGCGACTTTAGCGACGATGAGTCGACGGGGACCGGATTGAGTGGCTCCCGTTCGCCGCTGAATCGCGCCCACCATAGCGTCCAGGTGACGACGGGCTATGTGGAGCAGATACTCGCTCAGCCGGAGGG